The Methylomonas sp. UP202 DNA window GCCTTGCAACGAATCAAAACCGCCAAACTTGGCTTTTATCTCGGCGGTCGGCTCCACGCCATGCGCCGCGATGGCTTCGCATAGACTGGTTAAAATCGCGTCGTCCCGCGCCGATAATTTCCGCTTTTTGGCTGTCGGCTTGGCTTCACCGTCATACTCAAGATAAACGCTGCTCAGCGGTTCGCCGTCAGCATCGCACCATTCCAATTCAATCGGTTTTAGACTGAATTCCAACGGTTGAAAGGCTTCAAAGTCCTTGGCTTTGTGACAAGTCAGCACAATCGCGCCGCCGTCCTTGGTGGCCGAAAATTCGCCGTCCATGGCCGCCCGTATGCTGGAACTTCCCCGGCTGCGCTGCTTGTCGCCGTGGCCGCTGTGGTGAACGACCAAAACCGCCACGCCCAAGGGTTTAAAAAAGCCGTCCAGGTTGGCGATAAAGCGGCCTATGTCTTGGCTACTGTTTTCGTCGCCGTCCATGTTCCGGTGCAAGGTATCGATAATCACCAAGCCAGGATTGGAACAACTGGCCTTGATGGTGTCGGCTATCCATTGCGCGTTTGTCCCGTCAATCAGGTTGGCCGGTCGTTGGCTGATAAATAACCGTTCCGGCGCTTGCCGTTGGTATTTTGACTCTAACGCCTTGAGCCGCCGCGCCATCCCTGCATGACCTTCGCCGGCCACGACAACCACGTCAACCGGCTTGGTGCGGCAATCATGCCAGGCTATACCCGCCGCCATGCAAAACGCCCAATCCAGAGCAAACAACGACTTCCCCGCGCCTGGTTCGCCAAACAATAAGTTAAGGCTGCCGCGTTCGATGATGTTTTCCAATAGCCAATCAATCGCCACCGGCTCTGCGGTCAAGCGATGCGCCGGAATGAGCGGGAATGGCTGCCAAACTGCCGCTTGCCTTGTCTCGGCTTGTCCTGGCAGTTCGCCGCCGCTCTGTGGCGATTCTGGCGCGGTTTCGGCCTGCTCCTGCCTGTGTAGCCGCTGGTTGTGCTTCGTGATTTCAGGGTTCCAGTTAAGCGCCAGGGCAAACTCTCCGCCGCATTCCAGCAAGCGGTAACAATCGAAGGCATCGTGTGCAAAGCCGTCGTTCAACACGTCGCCGCCGTGCGAATAAATCCGCTCGATACCGTCGGCACAGTTCCGCATGATGGCAACACCCGGCGCCTTGGATTCGCTGCCCGGTCGGATGAATCTATCCCGGCCTTTCTGCCGGTAGCCGTTTCGGGTCAGAATATCGGCCAGCGCAAACGACCGGTTAAAGGCTTGTATAAGGTCACGTCTGCCGGCTAACTGTTCGGCTGGTTGTGCTTGGCGTGGTGCTATGTCTGGCGGTTTTGGCTCGATACCCAAGGCCGAATCGAAACAAGGCTTCCAGGCGTCCCAGTGTTGCAGCATATCCAGTAAAACCGCTGGCGCTTCCGGTATCGCTGCCGGATTGCCGATGAAGCGATAAACGCCGCCTTCCGGGTGCTGGCCGTGGATGATGTCTTGGCAATTCCCCGAACGCAATTCAAAAATGACTGCGCCGTCATACTTAAGCTGTCGTAAACCAGCGCCGGAAAAATCAGCCGGCAACTTAAATAGCAGTTTGCCACGGTTGGATTTTGGGCTTTTGACTTCGACGCGGGCATCATTTTCTAACCAGGCTAATAAGTCTAAGTCGGTGGATTCTTCAAAGACACGCCGCGCCAGCTCCACATTGTCCAAATCGAGCGCCAAGGTATTTGACGCGCCATGATACAAACCAAAGTTATAGCCATTGGCGTTGATAAAGTCGTCGGCGTTGGCAGAATAGCCGCCCGGATTTTCTGAACTTTTCGGCAGGTTCCAGCCTTTGGCGCGTGGCGCCTTGGTAGGCTTACCGTTCAGCGGTGGGATTGGCACTAAAGCCAACCCCACGCCGGCATAGGACGCAAGGTTAGTGTTATTCATATCAGCGTGCCCCAGGCTATTCGCCACCATACCGCCAAGCGGATTAATTCCTGCTTTACGCGTCTGGCTGATTGGGTAAAATGACCATGTAATTTCTGTGTTTTAGTCTGCTCGGTGTTCGCGTACCGAGTAGGCTTATCAATATTTTCCATCATGCCGCCTTCGCCTCTAGGCGTTTGGTTGCTTCAATAAATTTTTCCAGGCGTTCGCCAAACAGCTGGCGCAATTCCTTCAAATTTTCTTCGCTGATGAAGTATTTTTTAAACTTGGTGCGGCGGCCAGAAAACCGGCTAATTCCGCCGGCATGCCAACAGTCCTCTATCGGCCAGCCTTCGGCCCTAAGATTGAAAATTGGCGCGCGTAAACAATAAGAATTTGTGTCGCCCTGAAAGGAAAGGTGGCTAATTCGTTGGCCGGTTAACAACTCGCCAAGCGCAGCACCCTCTAAAGAATTGATTGATGGTAGTTTGAGGGCTTTCATTATTTGCCCCCTTGGTTTTGTGACGCAACCCAAGCAAAGAACTTGGTTTCGTCGATTAAGACTTTGCGACCTAACCGGACAACCGCACCAGCTTTGGCAATTCCATTTGTGTTTTCATTGAATATGAGCGCCCTTAAACCGCCTTTGGTAAAAGCCGGGTGTTTGGCTGCGAATTGATTGACTGTTGAATAAATAATTGCCGTTTGTACGGCTTTGTTTTGCTGTTGGTTCATAACTCACCTGAATTTGTTGCTTAACAAATGTAGCCGCCGTTGTTGCTGGCGGGTTGCGGTGAATTATTCAGACTCAATAAGTGGTAAAACGAAGTGGCAAAAGGTGGTAACGCTTAGTTTTATTACTTCCCCCGCTTTGCATAACTGGCGTGGTTTGCCATCTTGAACAAATGGCGGGCGTTTTTCCACGCATTATCAAAACTACTTTCAGCGTCGAAGAACAGGGGGTAGTCAGCCCGGCAAATCTCCTCAATTGTTCCTTTTTCGCAGTCTGGAATTGCCATAGCATCAAATCCCTTTAATTTAATAATCTCCAGAATCGCTTTACGCTGTTTTTCCAGCTTGGTAAGAGTTGGGTCATTTTGCCAATCTGCGCCGACAACTCCACGCTCCATTCTGTCTACTTCAACCGTTTCAATTTTTGGCTCTTGAGATTTATTGATATTTTCCTTGTGTTCAATCTTGAAGTATTCAGCATGTTTAGATTGCAATAATGGATTAAAACAAAGGCTGGTATCTTCCGCCTCCTCAGCAATCCATGTGCTTGCTATGAATCGGTTGTAATACCAATCTTCAAATTCATCGCGCCAAATATAACTAGGCTCGTAACGCCAAAATAGCTCAATGGACTTTGTTACCCATTCGAGGCGGTCTTCATGCTCTGGCAGGTTTTGATTTGTCAAATCGCTTCCAAGCTTGCTAACTAGCCCTTCTAACTCATCCCATTGAGAGTGAACCAAATCGGATGGATTGCCTCGCATTTCGAGATTAAACGACACCGGGAAATTTGAATTGGGTTTGGCCAGTCGCTCTAACAACATGTCAGGACTTAGCCTCCATGATGTGATGTATGGAATTGTCCAAACAACCAGGGCATCTCGGTCATTGATTTTCAAAACAACATCCATCACGCGGCCCCGAAAATCTTAGCGTTCATCGATAAACCTCCCGACGGTGACCTATCTCGATTACCAGTACCACCAATTCATCATCTTGAATTTGGCACAGCAATCGATAATCGCCGACGCGATACCTCCAGAGGCCGGATAAATTGCCTTGCAAGGCTTTGCCACTGGTGCGCGGGTTGTCTGCGGATTGGATGCGCTCTTGCAGAAAGGTAACGATGCGCTTTTGAATGGGTTTATCCAATTTCGAAAAGTCCCGTTTGGCGTCGTCCGACAATTTAACTGTCCAGGCCAAAGGCTTTCACCACATCATCTAGGCTATGGGAGATTTTTCCGCTGTCCAGATAACGCTGGTAAGCGGCTTCTGCGCGCTTGGCGTCTTGGCTATCTTCCAGGTAGTCGAGTAGTGCGGCTTTAACCAGTTGGGCAGGGCTTAGGTGCTGTTGCTCGGCCAGCTCGGCCAGTACGCCAGCGGTTTCGTCGTCGAGTTCTAAAGTCATCATGGTGGGCTCTCGCGCGACTAAATCAGGTGGGCGATTTTTAGCAATACGCCAATAATCAAGCTGGTTTGCAGAAACCCCGCGCCGATAATCCAGCGCGTTAAATCGGCTTTGGTTTCCGCAATTTGTCTGCCGGTTTCGGCAATTTGCCGTCCTGTTTCAGCTCTGAGCATTTCAATATCATGGCGTAACGCGGTTTCAATCTCTTTCAAATCTCGCTTGGTGGCCACGTCGTCTAAATGGTAATCATGGCGCGCCTGTTCAAGGGTGCTGTCGGTGGCGCTACGCTGTAGCTCGGTTAATACTTGCGCTTGGTCGTCACTAAAGCCCGCAGCTTTTAGACGGTTGGCAAATTGCAGGGTGTCAAATGGGATGGCGTTCATGGTTGTTCCTATGGGCTAAGGGGTAGCGCCGAATATCCGGCTGTTCATGCGCTCGACCACGCCGGCTATATGGCCGTCGGACAGGTGAGCGTAACGCTTTACCATGTCCAGGGTCCGGTGACCGAGGACGGCGGCAATATCCACCATGGATGCGCCGCCCATTGCCAGATAAGACGCGGTGCAATGTCGCAAGTCATGCCAACGAAAATTATTGACCTCGGCGCGTATCAAAGCGTTTAACCACGCTTTTTTAAGCTCGATAGGCTTATGTGGGTGGGTAGGCGAAGGAAACACAAGCAAAGTATCAAGCCGCCTAACCTTGTTGAGTTTTTGCAGCTCGACCAGGGCTTGACTTGCCAACGGTACGCGGCGGCGGTCGCCGTTCTTGGTTTCGTGCAGGATGATGCAGGACTCGGACAGATTGACCACGCCCCACGCGGTTTCGGTGGGCGGGTTTTCCGGTTCGCGCCAATACAGGTTCATGGTTTCGCTTTGGCGCATGCCGGTAGAGATTGCCAACACGAAGGCTGGATAAAGCAAAGAGTTGGGCGATTCCTTGCAAGCAGTTGTCAGTCTGGCCAATTCGTCATCATCCAGAAAGCGAACGATACCACGTGGCAGTTCCGGCAACTCCACTCGGCCA harbors:
- a CDS encoding AAA family ATPase gives rise to the protein MNNTNLASYAGVGLALVPIPPLNGKPTKAPRAKGWNLPKSSENPGGYSANADDFINANGYNFGLYHGASNTLALDLDNVELARRVFEESTDLDLLAWLENDARVEVKSPKSNRGKLLFKLPADFSGAGLRQLKYDGAVIFELRSGNCQDIIHGQHPEGGVYRFIGNPAAIPEAPAVLLDMLQHWDAWKPCFDSALGIEPKPPDIAPRQAQPAEQLAGRRDLIQAFNRSFALADILTRNGYRQKGRDRFIRPGSESKAPGVAIMRNCADGIERIYSHGGDVLNDGFAHDAFDCYRLLECGGEFALALNWNPEITKHNQRLHRQEQAETAPESPQSGGELPGQAETRQAAVWQPFPLIPAHRLTAEPVAIDWLLENIIERGSLNLLFGEPGAGKSLFALDWAFCMAAGIAWHDCRTKPVDVVVVAGEGHAGMARRLKALESKYQRQAPERLFISQRPANLIDGTNAQWIADTIKASCSNPGLVIIDTLHRNMDGDENSSQDIGRFIANLDGFFKPLGVAVLVVHHSGHGDKQRSRGSSSIRAAMDGEFSATKDGGAIVLTCHKAKDFEAFQPLEFSLKPIELEWCDADGEPLSSVYLEYDGEAKPTAKKRKLSARDDAILTSLCEAIAAHGVEPTAEIKAKFGGFDSLQGKQQKIVNIEYWRELAYKAIIVNGNTEDAKRKAFERGYKNLQKLGLIALYDYHAWQIFE
- a CDS encoding type II toxin-antitoxin system RelE/ParE family toxin, producing the protein MAWTVKLSDDAKRDFSKLDKPIQKRIVTFLQERIQSADNPRTSGKALQGNLSGLWRYRVGDYRLLCQIQDDELVVLVIEIGHRREVYR
- a CDS encoding DUF6290 family protein; translation: MMTLELDDETAGVLAELAEQQHLSPAQLVKAALLDYLEDSQDAKRAEAAYQRYLDSGKISHSLDDVVKAFGLDS
- a CDS encoding DUF1640 domain-containing protein, which gives rise to MNAIPFDTLQFANRLKAAGFSDDQAQVLTELQRSATDSTLEQARHDYHLDDVATKRDLKEIETALRHDIEMLRAETGRQIAETGRQIAETKADLTRWIIGAGFLQTSLIIGVLLKIAHLI
- a CDS encoding site-specific integrase, yielding MARIKERTDKDGKPRYTAEIRLKGYPTQTATFQRLTAAKKWIQDTESAIREGRHFKTTEAKKHTFADAIDRYGSDVLPIRFNTTEQRNRRPMLAWWKAQIGHCVMADLSTATFAQARDSLAKEGRKGKPLSPATINKYFVVAKDILKRCVNEWHWLEQSPLRDGRVELPELPRGIVRFLDDDELARLTTACKESPNSLLYPAFVLAISTGMRQSETMNLYWREPENPPTETAWGVVNLSESCIILHETKNGDRRRVPLASQALVELQKLNKVRRLDTLLVFPSPTHPHKPIELKKAWLNALIRAEVNNFRWHDLRHCTASYLAMGGASMVDIAAVLGHRTLDMVKRYAHLSDGHIAGVVERMNSRIFGATP